Within the Merismopedia glauca CCAP 1448/3 genome, the region AGGCAAACAATTGTGGAATTACTAGAATACCAAGCTAAAGAATTGTTTTGCGAAGTTGGAATCCCAGTTCTACCCTCGCAAACGATTGCCCAAGCTAGCGATCTCAAGCAATTGAAACTATTTTATCCAGTTGTTCTGAAATCTCAAGTTAGGGCAGGTGGCAGGGGCAAATCTGGCGGCGTTAGGTTTGTGGCAAATACGATTGATGCGATCGCTGCGGCTCGTCATATCTTTAATTTGTCAATCCTAGGGGAATTCCCCAAGGTTTTGCTAGCAGAAGCTAAATATGATGCCCAACAAGAACTATATTTGGCTGTAGTTTTAGATTACACTGCCAAACGTCCAGTCTTACTTGGTTCAGCTTATGGAGGCATAGATGTCGAAACCTTGGTAGAAAATATCCACCAGGTAGTGGTTGATGGGGAGTTTTGCCCTTTTTATGCGCGGCGTTTGATGGTCAAAATGGGACTGGAGGGAGAAACAATTAACTCAGTCAGTGCCATCATGGAAAAAATGTACGCTCTATTTGTCGAAAAAGACTTAGATTTAGTCGAAATTAATCCTTTGGGGGTTAGTGCGACGGGTAAAGTGATGGCGCTAGATGGG harbors:
- a CDS encoding ATP-grasp domain-containing protein; its protein translation is RQTIVELLEYQAKELFCEVGIPVLPSQTIAQASDLKQLKLFYPVVLKSQVRAGGRGKSGGVRFVANTIDAIAAARHIFNLSILGEFPKVLLAEAKYDAQQELYLAVVLDYTAKRPVLLGSAYGGIDVETLVENIHQVVVDGEFCPFYARRLMVKMGLEGETINSVSAIMEKMYALFVEKDLDLVEINPLGVSATGKVMALDGKITVNDYALGRHLDLISLGEEEQSPQPSQISWLNQGSNIGIICHGSSLAMATIDSLNIYQAEPSRCFVLDPFTPETAAQQMQTALEELSQIKSVQVVLVNFFGDVDTNEALAQSLITYTENTPASSLLIVMYLGGATIFPSRDRLSTLPVNLVDSLNEAVAKTLDLSDAQASLNMKKKLSSRSRVTKRTGNRNP